In Planococcus sp. MB-3u-03, the DNA window AAAAGGCAATGATACCTTCGTTGAAGCAGCAAATGAGGCACTTGCTGAAATGATCGAAGATGGCACATACGAAGAAATCTCTAATAAGTGGTTCGGCGAAAATGTACTTGAATAGCATTTTCTCAAACCCTGAACGGTTGGAGCGGCTCGGCGACATCGCCCAGTCCTCCTTCTTGCCTTTGATCGAAGCGGCTGTGCAATTCACTTTGCCGCTTTCGGTCATTTCTTTTATCCTCGGGCTATTCCTGGCCATCGTCACTGCGCTTGCCCGCATCTCCACCGTCCGGATTTTCCAATGGATTGCGCGCGTCTATGTCTCGATCATCCGGGGCACGCCGCTGCTCGTCCAATTGTTCATCCTGTTTTACGGCTTGCCGACGATCGGCGTCACCATCGACCCCTTCCCGGCTGCCGTCATCGGATTCTCATTGAACGTCGGTGCCTACGCTTCGGAAGTCATTCGTGCGGCGATTTTGTCGATTCCTAAAGGCCAATGGGAAGCAGCCGATACAATCGGCATGTCCTATTCCCAAACTTTGCGGCGCGTGATTTTGCCTCAAGCATCACGCGTCTCGGTCCCGCCGCTATCAAATACGTTCATCAGCCTGGTCAAGGACACATCCCTTGCCGCGTTGATCTTGGTGACTGAAATGTTCCGCGTCGCCCAGCAGATCGCTGCGACCAATTACGAATTTCTGCTTCTTTACGGGCAGGCAGCATTGATCTACTGGATCATTTGCTTCTCGCTGTCACTCGTCCAAGGACGATTGGAAAACCGCTTTGACCGTTATGTTTCCCGTTAAATCCAGATCGATTCATAGATAGGAGTTTATTATGATTTCAATTAAAAATTTGCATAAAAGCTTCGGCGAGCTGGAAGTGCTGAAAGGCATCGACCTCGACGTCGAAAAAGGACAGACCATCGTCGTCATCGGCCCTTCCGGTTCAGGGAAGACCACATTTCTCCGCTGCCTCAACATCTTGGAAAAGCCGAGCGCCGGTACTGTTGAAATCGGCGGGCTTGTTGCTGATTTCTCGAAGCCGATGTCCAAAAAGCAGATCACGGCGTTCCGCAAGCAATCCGCGATGGTGTTCCAGCATTACAATTTGTTTCCGCATATGACTGCACTTGATAATATTCTAGAAGGTCCGGTCACTGTCCAGAAAAAAGACAAAGCACAGGCAAAAGAGAAAGCTTTGGCGTTGCTCGAGAAAGTCGGGCTGTCGGATAAAGCCGATACTTATCCACACCAGCTGTCAGGCGGCCAGCAGCAACGCGTCGGCATCGCCCGCGCGCTGGCACTCGAACCGAAAGTCATGCTGTTCGATGAGCCAACTTCCGCACTCGACCCGGAACTCGTCGGTGAAGTACTGCAAGTCATGAAAGATTTGGCGCAAGAAGGCATGACGATGGTCGTCGTAACCCATGAAATGCGTTTCGCGAAAGGCGCCGCCGACGAAGTGCTTTTCATGGACAGCGGACGGATTGTCGAACGCGGCACACCGGACGCCGTGTTCAATCGGCCTCAGGAAGAACGCACGAAACGCTTCTTGAATTTAATTCAAGACACGGATACCATTTAAACAAAGAAAATCCCCAGTGCACTTGGCACTGGGGATTTTTTGTATTCAGGATACGCCTATCATGACGGCGATGACGAGTGCGACGAGCGCAATCACCAGCCAGCCGACGACCAGTTTCCAA includes these proteins:
- a CDS encoding amino acid ABC transporter permease, with the protein product MYLNSIFSNPERLERLGDIAQSSFLPLIEAAVQFTLPLSVISFILGLFLAIVTALARISTVRIFQWIARVYVSIIRGTPLLVQLFILFYGLPTIGVTIDPFPAAVIGFSLNVGAYASEVIRAAILSIPKGQWEAADTIGMSYSQTLRRVILPQASRVSVPPLSNTFISLVKDTSLAALILVTEMFRVAQQIAATNYEFLLLYGQAALIYWIICFSLSLVQGRLENRFDRYVSR
- a CDS encoding amino acid ABC transporter ATP-binding protein, whose translation is MISIKNLHKSFGELEVLKGIDLDVEKGQTIVVIGPSGSGKTTFLRCLNILEKPSAGTVEIGGLVADFSKPMSKKQITAFRKQSAMVFQHYNLFPHMTALDNILEGPVTVQKKDKAQAKEKALALLEKVGLSDKADTYPHQLSGGQQQRVGIARALALEPKVMLFDEPTSALDPELVGEVLQVMKDLAQEGMTMVVVTHEMRFAKGAADEVLFMDSGRIVERGTPDAVFNRPQEERTKRFLNLIQDTDTI